A part of Deltaproteobacteria bacterium genomic DNA contains:
- a CDS encoding strawberry notch C-terminal domain-containing protein: HFGHEAVAEVTGRSRRVLRILGNAGGDRLALRSRPASANLAETAAFMDGTKHILVFSMAGGTGRSYHSDLSCPNTERRVHYLLEPGWRADQAIQGLGRTHRTHQASAPLFRPVTTDVKGERRFIATIARRLDSLGAITRGQRDSQTAMGGSDATLFRESDNLESLYAKAALRRFYLALWRGDIPGWPLARFEDATGLKLTWEGSLKEDLPPMPRFLNRLLALPIAEQNQLFAELEERIAAGIEQAMEAGTYEVGVETVRADSLAAAGRETLYRHPGSGAATELVEIVRRDRMEPTSADEAFETGARTDGGPVLMVNAKSNRAAVVLPAPSGLFDDGGVQERVRLLRPAGRDSMAKAELDASNWRKAPEAEWRTLWEDEITGLPSHRESRLWLAAGLLLPVWDRLPAENMRVRRLRTDDGEALIGRVLDFEQVRAVRSAFGLAGGPAMTGAEAFDAVMRRGAALALANGWRLARRRIMGADRVEIEGPVDSDTAVLKRMGCTVEIVSWRTRIFAPGPDLLELVIQRWPLAA, translated from the coding sequence CACTTCGGCCACGAGGCCGTGGCGGAAGTGACGGGCCGCTCCCGCCGGGTGCTCAGGATTCTGGGTAACGCGGGCGGCGATCGCCTGGCGCTCCGCAGCCGGCCGGCCTCCGCCAACCTGGCCGAGACCGCCGCGTTCATGGACGGGACCAAGCACATACTGGTGTTCTCCATGGCCGGCGGCACCGGGCGGAGCTACCACTCGGACCTCTCGTGCCCGAACACCGAGCGCCGGGTACACTACCTGCTGGAGCCCGGCTGGCGCGCCGACCAGGCGATCCAGGGGCTCGGCCGCACCCACCGGACCCACCAGGCCTCAGCGCCGCTCTTCCGGCCGGTCACCACGGACGTGAAGGGCGAGCGGAGGTTCATCGCCACGATCGCGCGCCGGCTGGACAGCCTGGGCGCCATCACCCGCGGCCAGCGCGACTCCCAGACTGCCATGGGCGGCAGCGACGCGACGCTGTTCCGCGAGAGCGACAACCTCGAGAGCCTCTACGCCAAGGCGGCCCTGAGGCGATTCTACCTGGCGCTCTGGCGCGGCGACATCCCAGGCTGGCCGCTGGCACGGTTCGAGGACGCCACCGGCCTGAAGCTCACCTGGGAAGGCTCGCTCAAGGAGGACCTGCCGCCCATGCCCCGCTTCCTCAACAGGCTGCTGGCGCTTCCCATCGCCGAGCAGAACCAGCTCTTCGCGGAACTGGAGGAGCGCATCGCCGCGGGGATCGAACAGGCCATGGAGGCCGGAACCTACGAGGTCGGCGTCGAGACCGTGAGGGCCGATTCCCTGGCCGCTGCCGGCAGGGAGACGCTGTACAGGCATCCCGGCAGCGGCGCGGCTACCGAGCTCGTCGAGATCGTGCGCCGCGACAGGATGGAGCCGACATCCGCCGACGAAGCGTTCGAGACCGGCGCCCGGACGGACGGTGGGCCGGTATTGATGGTGAACGCAAAGTCCAACCGCGCCGCGGTCGTGCTTCCGGCGCCGTCGGGCCTGTTCGACGACGGCGGCGTGCAGGAGCGCGTCCGCCTGCTGCGTCCCGCCGGGCGGGATTCCATGGCCAAGGCCGAGCTCGACGCCTCGAACTGGCGGAAAGCTCCCGAAGCCGAATGGCGCACACTCTGGGAGGACGAGATCACCGGCCTCCCGTCCCACCGGGAGTCGCGGCTCTGGCTCGCGGCGGGGCTGTTGCTGCCTGTCTGGGATCGTCTGCCGGCTGAGAACATGAGGGTGCGGCGTCTCAGGACAGACGACGGCGAAGCGCTCATCGGCCGCGTGCTCGATTTCGAGCAGGTTCGCGCCGTGCGTTCAGCCTTCGGCCTCGCGGGCGGTCCCGCAATGACCGGCGCCGAAGCCTTCGACGCGGTCATGCGACGCGGCGCCGCCCTCGCGCTTGCCAATGGCTGGCGACTCGCCAGGCGGCGCATCATGGGCGCCGACCGGGTCGAAATCGAGGGACCCGTCGATTCCGACACCGCGGTTCTCAAGCGCATGGGCTGCACGGTCGAGATCGTCTCGTGGCGCACGCGCATCTTCGCGCCGGGGCCCGATCTCCTCGAACTCGTCATCCAACGCTGGCCGCTCGCCGCCTGA